One genomic segment of Intestinimonas butyriciproducens includes these proteins:
- a CDS encoding DUF6903 family protein — translation MKYWKEHKTLRVVLIALFFGAGLALLLYGWRMTGKLSGLGLMLLGILLLLAALCLYNKPFEEPKNPKSEP, via the coding sequence ATGAAATACTGGAAGGAACATAAAACACTACGCGTGGTCCTCATCGCCCTGTTTTTTGGGGCGGGTCTCGCACTGCTGCTGTACGGGTGGCGCATGACTGGAAAACTGTCCGGGCTGGGGCTGATGCTCCTGGGCATACTCCTGCTGCTGGCCGCGCTGTGCCTCTACAACAAACCCTTTGAAGAGCCGAAGAACCCAAAATCTGAGCCTTAG
- a CDS encoding AraC family transcriptional regulator: protein MSNDRYEFPGGIASPIDRSATKLLYVSTAKYGGDWHSLLHTHTCAELFYVVGGVGQFKVAGRMLPVAADDLVIVNPNVEHTEVSLNSSPLEYIVLGVEGLEFGPDGAADAPYEVIHFRGGGEEMLFYLRAMLREIETKAAGYEVVCQDLLEVLLIRVLRHTDFSLTVAPAGRRASKECAAVRRYIDGHFKENISLDMLAELTHINKYYMVHAFSREYGVSPINYLISRRIQESRYLLSDTDHSLSQISHMLGFSSPSYFSQSFRKLEGMSPMEYRKRRAGEHGPREGGMASDSRLSTVDSRGK, encoded by the coding sequence ATGAGTAACGACCGTTATGAGTTCCCTGGAGGGATCGCCAGCCCCATTGACCGCTCCGCCACCAAGCTCCTGTACGTGAGCACGGCCAAATATGGAGGAGACTGGCACAGCCTGCTGCACACCCATACCTGTGCGGAACTTTTTTATGTAGTTGGCGGGGTGGGGCAGTTCAAGGTGGCCGGGCGGATGCTGCCTGTGGCTGCGGATGATCTGGTCATCGTCAACCCCAATGTGGAGCACACCGAGGTCAGCCTCAACTCCAGCCCATTGGAGTATATCGTCCTGGGGGTGGAGGGACTGGAGTTCGGTCCGGACGGGGCGGCAGACGCCCCCTATGAGGTCATCCATTTCCGGGGCGGCGGGGAGGAGATGCTCTTTTATCTCCGGGCCATGCTCCGGGAGATCGAGACCAAGGCGGCGGGGTACGAGGTGGTCTGCCAGGATCTGCTGGAGGTCCTTCTGATCCGTGTCCTGCGGCATACCGATTTTTCGCTCACTGTGGCGCCGGCCGGACGCAGGGCCAGCAAGGAGTGCGCCGCGGTGCGCCGGTACATTGACGGACATTTCAAAGAGAATATTAGTCTGGATATGCTTGCGGAGCTCACACATATCAATAAGTACTATATGGTGCATGCCTTCAGCAGGGAATACGGCGTGTCTCCGATCAACTATCTGATCTCGCGCCGCATTCAGGAGAGCCGATACCTCCTCAGCGACACCGACCATTCGCTGTCTCAAATTTCTCATATGCTGGGCTTTTCTTCTCCCAGCTACTTCTCCCAGAGCTTCCGCAAGCTGGAGGGGATGAGCCCCATGGAGTACCGCAAACGGCGGGCCGGGGAACATGGGCCCAGAGAGGGAGGGATGGCTTCAGATTCGCGCCTATCCACAGTGGACAGCAGGGGGAAATAG
- the gnpA gene encoding 1,3-beta-galactosyl-N-acetylhexosamine phosphorylase — protein sequence MSEQARRGRVTIPTDVDVVPETLELLKRWGADAIRDCDGTDYPDTLKGVDAKVYSTYYTTRKDNAWAKANPDEVQQCYIMTGFHTAEEGALSIPLMQGVSPELMEPNTRDDIKRWWEVVDRTAGTVVPPADWRYDAAAAQVVLDRPAAFHEYTVSFLAYLIWDPVHMYNAVTNGWTDFEHQITFDVRQPKTHAYTMERLRKFIDDHPYVDVIRYTTFFHQFTLVFDELRREKYVDWYGYSASVSPYILERFEREVGYPFRPEYIIDQGYYNNQYRVPSREFLDFQAFQRREVAKLAREMVDITHEKGKEAMMFLGDHWIGTEPFLPEFQTIGLDAVVGSVGNGSTLRLISDIPGVAYTEGRFLPYFFPDTFHEGGDPVREAKENWVTARRAILRSPIDRIGYGGYLKLACRFPDFIDYVERVCNEFRELYTNIRGATPYCVGKVAVLNCWGKMRSWGCHMVHHALYQKQNYSYAGVIEALSGAPFDVVFLSFDDLRNDPHALEGASVLLNVGDGDTAHTGGAVWEDPAVAAAVRRFIWNGGGFIGVGEPSGHQYQGHYFQLATALGVEKETGFTLGYDKYNWEEHPDHFILADCTHPVDFGEGKKSIYALEGTEILVQREKEVQMAVHGFGAGRCVYLSGLPYSFENSRVLYRSILWASHSEDRLHRWFSSNCNVEVHAYVKSGKYCVVNNTYEPQSTTVYRGDGSSFTLDLGANEIKWYEFPSESLE from the coding sequence ATGAGTGAGCAAGCCCGCAGAGGCCGTGTCACAATCCCCACGGATGTGGATGTGGTGCCGGAGACATTGGAGCTGTTGAAGCGCTGGGGCGCCGACGCCATCCGCGACTGTGACGGCACCGATTATCCCGACACCCTCAAGGGGGTAGATGCCAAAGTCTACTCTACCTACTATACCACTCGAAAGGACAACGCCTGGGCAAAGGCGAACCCCGACGAGGTACAGCAGTGCTATATCATGACCGGCTTTCACACCGCCGAGGAAGGGGCCCTCTCCATTCCCCTGATGCAGGGCGTGAGCCCTGAGCTCATGGAGCCCAATACCCGGGACGATATCAAGCGCTGGTGGGAGGTGGTGGACCGCACCGCCGGAACGGTGGTGCCCCCCGCCGACTGGCGTTATGATGCGGCTGCGGCACAGGTGGTACTGGACCGCCCGGCTGCGTTCCATGAGTATACGGTGAGCTTTCTGGCCTACCTCATCTGGGACCCCGTCCACATGTACAACGCCGTCACCAATGGCTGGACGGATTTCGAGCACCAGATCACCTTTGACGTCCGCCAGCCCAAGACCCACGCATATACCATGGAGCGGCTCCGGAAATTCATCGACGACCACCCCTATGTGGATGTGATCCGCTATACCACCTTCTTCCACCAGTTCACACTGGTCTTCGATGAGCTCAGGCGGGAAAAATATGTGGACTGGTACGGCTACTCCGCCTCCGTCTCCCCTTACATCTTGGAGCGGTTCGAGCGCGAGGTCGGCTACCCCTTCCGCCCCGAGTACATCATCGATCAGGGGTACTACAACAACCAGTACCGGGTCCCCTCCAGGGAATTTCTGGACTTTCAGGCCTTTCAGCGCCGGGAGGTGGCCAAGCTGGCCCGCGAGATGGTGGATATCACCCATGAAAAGGGCAAGGAAGCTATGATGTTCCTGGGCGATCACTGGATCGGCACCGAGCCGTTCCTCCCTGAATTTCAGACCATTGGCCTGGACGCGGTAGTGGGCAGCGTCGGCAACGGCTCCACCCTGCGGCTTATCTCCGATATCCCCGGCGTAGCATATACCGAGGGCCGTTTTCTCCCCTACTTTTTCCCCGATACCTTTCACGAGGGGGGCGACCCCGTGCGGGAGGCCAAGGAGAACTGGGTGACCGCCCGGCGGGCCATCCTGCGCAGTCCCATCGACCGCATCGGCTATGGCGGTTATCTGAAGCTGGCCTGTCGGTTCCCTGACTTCATCGACTATGTGGAGCGCGTATGCAACGAATTCCGGGAACTGTACACCAACATCCGCGGTGCCACGCCCTACTGCGTGGGTAAAGTGGCCGTCCTCAACTGCTGGGGAAAAATGCGCTCCTGGGGCTGCCATATGGTCCATCACGCGCTCTATCAAAAGCAGAACTACAGCTACGCCGGCGTCATCGAGGCGCTGTCCGGCGCCCCATTTGATGTGGTATTCCTCAGCTTTGACGACCTCAGGAACGATCCCCATGCGCTGGAGGGCGCCAGCGTCCTCCTCAATGTGGGGGACGGGGACACCGCCCATACCGGCGGCGCTGTCTGGGAGGACCCGGCCGTCGCCGCGGCTGTCCGGCGCTTCATTTGGAACGGCGGCGGCTTCATCGGCGTGGGCGAGCCCTCTGGCCACCAGTACCAGGGCCACTATTTCCAGCTTGCCACCGCCCTGGGCGTGGAGAAGGAGACCGGCTTTACCCTGGGGTACGACAAGTACAACTGGGAGGAGCACCCCGATCACTTTATCCTCGCCGACTGTACCCATCCGGTGGATTTTGGAGAGGGCAAAAAGAGTATTTACGCCCTGGAAGGCACCGAGATCCTGGTCCAGCGGGAAAAAGAGGTCCAGATGGCCGTCCACGGCTTCGGTGCGGGCCGGTGCGTCTATCTCAGCGGTCTCCCCTATTCCTTTGAAAACAGCCGCGTCCTCTACCGCTCCATCCTCTGGGCCTCCCACAGCGAGGATCGCCTCCACAGGTGGTTCTCCTCCAACTGTAATGTGGAGGTCCATGCCTATGTGAAAAGCGGCAAATACTGCGTGGTGAACAATACCTACGAGCCGCAGTCCACCACGGTCTACCGGGGCGACGGCTCCAGCTTCACGCTGGACTTGGGCGCCAACGAGATCAAGTGGTACGAGTTCCCATCCGAATCATTGGAATAA
- a CDS encoding RrF2 family transcriptional regulator: MLITRETDYALRVLRALSEGEQLTAGDISEQQMVPKPFAYKIIKKLSKAGFVRITRGADGGCRLAVGLDKVTLYDLMAAMEEDSAVIACMEPGYSCPWREAHGGCMVHCRLGLVQQRLHEELRGHTLQELIFGTAAE; this comes from the coding sequence GTGCTGATTACCAGAGAGACGGATTATGCCCTTCGGGTCCTTCGGGCGCTGTCGGAGGGGGAGCAGCTCACAGCGGGAGACATCTCTGAACAGCAGATGGTGCCCAAGCCGTTTGCCTATAAGATCATCAAGAAGCTGAGCAAGGCGGGATTCGTGCGCATTACCAGAGGTGCTGACGGCGGTTGCCGTCTGGCTGTGGGACTGGACAAGGTGACGCTTTATGATCTGATGGCGGCAATGGAAGAGGACAGTGCAGTCATCGCCTGCATGGAGCCGGGCTATTCCTGCCCTTGGCGGGAAGCCCACGGAGGCTGCATGGTTCACTGCCGGCTGGGGCTTGTACAGCAAAGGCTGCATGAGGAGCTGCGGGGACATACGCTCCAGGAGCTGATTTTTGGCACGGCTGCGGAGTGA
- a CDS encoding carbohydrate ABC transporter substrate-binding protein, whose translation MKKAFSAALAGTMALSLLAGCGGGSSATPAPADTGSPADTGSPAAETIQVAAIETAYGADMWQEVADAFTAQTGIAVDLITDKKLEDVIGPSMQGGEFPDVIHLATGREAGLTEQFIKDHNILEITDVLSMTVPGEEAKVSDKIAGGFTDTSLTNPYGDGKTYLAPMFYSPCGLFYNAGLFEEKGWTVPTTWEEMWALGDKAAAEDIALFTYPTTGYFDAFFYALMYSAGGPEFFDQATHYAEGIWDTPEAKTCFDIVAKLATYTNPVTPAQANDQDFTQNQQLVLDNKALFMPNGTWIVGEMADAPRADGFQWGMTALPAVEEGGDSYSYTWFEQAWIPAGAEHPDAAKAFIAFLYSDSACEIFAKAGAIQPVLNIADKLEGNNQLFYSIYDNGAKAAMGNFATFTPIPGIEVRGVFFDPVNSLVSGSMTEDDWIASVKSASDQMRVNLQS comes from the coding sequence ATGAAGAAAGCGTTCAGCGCCGCTCTGGCGGGCACAATGGCCCTCTCCCTGCTGGCCGGCTGCGGCGGCGGTTCGTCCGCCACACCCGCACCCGCGGATACCGGCTCCCCCGCCGACACCGGCTCCCCCGCCGCTGAAACCATCCAGGTGGCCGCCATTGAAACAGCCTACGGTGCCGACATGTGGCAGGAGGTGGCCGACGCCTTCACCGCACAGACCGGGATCGCCGTGGACCTCATCACCGACAAGAAGCTCGAAGACGTCATCGGGCCTTCCATGCAGGGCGGCGAGTTCCCCGACGTGATCCACCTGGCCACCGGCCGCGAAGCCGGCCTCACCGAACAGTTTATCAAGGACCACAACATTCTGGAGATCACCGACGTGCTCTCCATGACCGTACCCGGCGAAGAGGCCAAGGTCTCCGACAAGATCGCCGGCGGCTTCACCGACACCTCACTCACCAACCCCTATGGTGATGGCAAGACCTATCTCGCCCCCATGTTCTATTCTCCCTGCGGCCTGTTCTACAACGCCGGTCTCTTTGAAGAAAAGGGCTGGACCGTTCCCACCACCTGGGAGGAGATGTGGGCGTTGGGCGACAAAGCCGCCGCCGAGGATATCGCCCTCTTCACCTATCCCACCACAGGCTATTTCGACGCCTTCTTCTACGCTTTGATGTACTCCGCCGGCGGCCCCGAGTTCTTTGACCAGGCCACCCACTATGCCGAGGGTATTTGGGACACCCCGGAGGCCAAGACCTGTTTCGATATCGTGGCCAAGCTTGCGACCTACACCAACCCCGTCACCCCCGCCCAGGCCAATGACCAGGACTTCACCCAGAACCAGCAGCTGGTGCTGGACAACAAGGCCCTGTTCATGCCCAACGGCACCTGGATCGTAGGCGAGATGGCCGACGCTCCCAGGGCCGACGGCTTCCAGTGGGGCATGACCGCCCTGCCCGCCGTTGAAGAGGGCGGCGACAGTTACAGCTATACCTGGTTCGAGCAGGCCTGGATCCCCGCCGGCGCAGAGCATCCCGACGCCGCCAAGGCGTTCATCGCTTTCCTGTACAGCGACAGCGCCTGTGAAATCTTTGCCAAGGCCGGTGCCATCCAGCCCGTGCTGAACATCGCCGACAAGCTGGAGGGCAACAATCAGCTCTTCTACTCCATCTATGACAACGGCGCCAAAGCCGCCATGGGCAACTTCGCCACCTTCACCCCCATCCCCGGCATCGAGGTGCGCGGCGTGTTCTTTGATCCCGTGAACTCCCTGGTGAGCGGCTCCATGACCGAGGACGACTGGATCGCCTCCGTAAAGTCGGCCAGCGATCAGATGCGGGTCAATCTGCAGAGCTGA
- a CDS encoding sugar phosphate nucleotidyltransferase, whose amino-acid sequence MKKPVLVVMAAGMGSRYGGLKQLDPVGGHGQLIIDYSIYDAKRAGFETVVFVIKHAIEESFKAGIGDRLAKVMEVKYAYQELDDLPVGYAVPEGRVKPWGTCHAVLAARHVVEGPFAVINADDYYGPEAFQEIYSYLCSHPDSRDTYEYAMVGYLLGNTVTEHGHVARGICEEAEGHFLRAVTERTHIEKAGHDARYTEDGGVTWTALPGGTIVSMNLWGFTASFLSEAQRRFPSFLDRALAGDPMKGEYFLPSVVSALIEEGRARVRVLRSRDRWYGVTYQDDKPVVVQAVSDMTEKGLYPENLWGGER is encoded by the coding sequence ATGAAAAAACCGGTTCTGGTGGTCATGGCGGCAGGCATGGGGAGCCGCTACGGCGGACTCAAGCAGCTCGACCCCGTGGGAGGACACGGACAGCTTATTATCGATTATTCCATTTACGATGCCAAACGGGCTGGGTTTGAAACCGTGGTCTTTGTCATCAAGCATGCGATCGAGGAATCCTTCAAGGCCGGCATTGGAGACCGGCTGGCAAAAGTGATGGAGGTGAAGTACGCCTACCAGGAACTGGACGACCTGCCGGTGGGCTATGCCGTCCCGGAGGGGCGGGTTAAGCCCTGGGGCACATGCCATGCCGTCCTGGCGGCGCGGCACGTGGTGGAGGGTCCCTTTGCCGTCATCAACGCCGACGACTATTACGGCCCGGAGGCTTTTCAGGAGATCTACAGCTACCTGTGCAGCCATCCGGACAGCCGGGATACCTATGAGTACGCCATGGTGGGGTATCTCCTGGGCAATACCGTCACCGAGCACGGCCATGTTGCCCGCGGGATCTGTGAAGAGGCAGAAGGACACTTCCTCCGGGCAGTCACGGAGCGCACCCACATCGAAAAGGCGGGGCATGACGCCCGCTATACCGAGGACGGTGGTGTCACATGGACCGCGCTTCCCGGGGGTACCATCGTGTCCATGAACCTGTGGGGCTTTACGGCCAGCTTCCTCTCGGAGGCCCAGCGCCGCTTTCCTTCCTTCCTGGACCGGGCACTGGCCGGGGACCCGATGAAAGGGGAGTACTTCCTGCCCAGCGTGGTGAGTGCGCTCATCGAGGAGGGACGGGCACGGGTAAGGGTGCTCAGGAGCCGGGACCGCTGGTACGGCGTGACCTATCAGGACGACAAGCCCGTGGTGGTACAGGCCGTGTCCGATATGACGGAGAAGGGGCTTTACCCGGAAAATCTTTGGGGAGGAGAGCGCTGA
- a CDS encoding phosphotransferase enzyme family protein, which yields MGKAEDYIEEALAAYELGAPVVGSVRFGEGHINDTFCVHTQPPDGACRRFILQRISAAAFGNPEQLMRNVVGVTDYLKKVIAWEGGDPDRETLTILRTRTGTCYFTDRAGGAWRCTPFIEHTVCLQAAETPELFYASAKAFGRFQRLLKDYPADTLFETIEKFHDTENRLRNFRKALEADKLGRAAGVRDEVEFVLRRSADCSVALEAQRAGKLPLRVTHNDTKLNNVLMDEKTGEGICVIDLDTVMPGLAINDFGDSIRFGANHSAEDERDLSKVNFDLGLFEVYTKGFLEGCGGILTPAELEYLPWGAKLMTLECGIRFLTDYLEGDHYFAVHRAGQNLDRCRTQFKLVSDMERCWDDMAAAVRKYA from the coding sequence ATGGGAAAGGCGGAGGATTATATCGAGGAGGCTCTGGCCGCCTATGAGCTGGGGGCCCCTGTGGTGGGGTCGGTCCGATTCGGGGAGGGCCATATCAACGATACCTTCTGCGTTCATACCCAGCCTCCGGATGGGGCGTGCAGACGTTTTATTCTCCAGCGCATCAGCGCCGCCGCCTTTGGGAATCCGGAACAGCTCATGCGGAATGTGGTGGGCGTCACCGACTATCTGAAGAAGGTGATCGCCTGGGAGGGGGGAGATCCCGACCGGGAGACACTGACCATCCTGCGCACCCGGACCGGGACGTGCTACTTCACCGACCGTGCGGGCGGGGCCTGGCGGTGCACCCCCTTTATTGAACATACGGTCTGCCTCCAGGCGGCGGAGACGCCGGAGCTGTTTTATGCCTCTGCCAAGGCGTTCGGGCGATTTCAGCGCCTGTTGAAGGACTATCCCGCGGACACGCTTTTTGAGACCATTGAAAAGTTTCACGATACGGAAAACCGGCTGCGGAATTTCCGAAAGGCGCTGGAGGCGGACAAGCTGGGCCGGGCGGCCGGGGTGAGGGATGAGGTGGAATTTGTGCTCCGGCGGTCGGCGGACTGTTCCGTGGCGCTGGAGGCGCAGAGGGCGGGGAAACTCCCCCTGCGCGTCACCCATAACGACACCAAGCTCAACAACGTGCTCATGGACGAGAAGACGGGAGAGGGGATCTGCGTCATCGATCTGGATACCGTGATGCCCGGCCTGGCCATCAATGATTTCGGGGACTCCATCCGCTTCGGCGCCAACCACTCCGCCGAGGACGAACGGGATCTCTCCAAGGTGAATTTTGACTTGGGCCTTTTTGAGGTCTATACCAAGGGCTTCCTAGAGGGCTGCGGAGGGATCCTCACGCCCGCGGAACTGGAGTATCTGCCATGGGGGGCCAAACTCATGACGCTGGAGTGCGGGATCCGCTTCCTCACCGACTATCTGGAGGGCGATCATTACTTTGCCGTCCACCGGGCAGGGCAGAATTTGGACCGCTGCCGCACCCAGTTCAAGCTGGTCTCCGATATGGAGCGGTGCTGGGATGATATGGCGGCGGCCGTTCGGAAGTACGCATGA
- a CDS encoding carbohydrate ABC transporter permease: MDQEVKKHGTGDRLYQIFIYVVLIALAVCILVPVAWVFLASIKQNSEFYGNPWTLPASFYWQNFVDAWNAANMGDYMLNSVIVTALALLLLLVVALPAAYCLSRFHFKGCRFLNTCFMAGLFINVNYIVVPIFLMLRDGDSFLKGILGSGFLLNNLFVLAVVYASTALPFTIYLLSGYFATLPHDFEEAAYIDGAGYGKTMIKIIFPMAQPSIITIILFNFLSFWNEYIISMTLMSSAKGPRTLPVGLLNLMQAQQSKAEYGILYAGLVLVMLPTLILYICVQKKLTQGMTVGGLKG; encoded by the coding sequence ATGGATCAGGAAGTGAAAAAACACGGGACCGGCGACCGACTCTATCAAATCTTTATCTATGTGGTCCTCATCGCCCTGGCGGTGTGCATCCTCGTCCCGGTGGCCTGGGTCTTTCTCGCCTCCATCAAACAGAACAGCGAGTTTTACGGCAACCCGTGGACCCTGCCCGCCAGCTTCTACTGGCAGAATTTCGTAGATGCCTGGAACGCGGCCAATATGGGCGATTACATGCTCAATTCGGTCATCGTCACCGCCCTGGCCCTTCTCCTGCTGCTGGTGGTGGCTCTCCCGGCAGCCTACTGCCTCTCCCGTTTCCACTTTAAGGGATGCCGTTTCCTCAACACCTGCTTTATGGCCGGCCTCTTTATCAATGTCAACTACATCGTGGTCCCCATCTTCCTGATGCTCCGGGACGGCGACAGCTTTCTGAAGGGCATCCTCGGCAGCGGCTTTCTGCTCAACAACCTCTTTGTTCTGGCGGTGGTATACGCCTCCACAGCCCTTCCCTTTACCATCTATCTCCTCTCAGGTTATTTTGCCACTCTGCCCCACGATTTTGAGGAGGCCGCGTATATCGACGGCGCGGGCTACGGCAAAACCATGATCAAAATCATCTTTCCCATGGCGCAGCCCTCCATCATCACCATCATCCTCTTTAATTTTCTCTCTTTCTGGAATGAGTACATCATCTCCATGACCCTTATGAGCTCCGCCAAAGGGCCCCGCACTCTCCCGGTGGGGCTGCTGAATCTGATGCAGGCCCAGCAGTCCAAGGCCGAATACGGTATTCTCTACGCTGGACTGGTGCTTGTGATGCTGCCCACCCTCATTCTTTATATCTGCGTCCAGAAGAAACTGACCCAGGGTATGACCGTGGGAGGTCTGAAAGGGTAA
- the galE gene encoding UDP-glucose 4-epimerase GalE has protein sequence MSILVSGGAGYIGSHTCVELIQAGYDIVVADNLVNASEEAVRRVERIVGRAVPFVKVDLCDPAGVEALFAEYPDIDAVIHFAALKAVGESVAKPLEYYTNNLVNTLTVLNAMRRHGVKNFVFSSSATVYGDPHTVPIREDFPLSTTNPYGTTKLFIERILTDCCAADPTLNVALLRYFNPIGAHASGLIGEDPNGIPNNLVPYIAKVAVGQLKELHVFGSDWPTHDGTGVRDYIHVVDLARGHVAALKKLSQNCGLFLCNLGTGKGYSVLDVLHAYEKACGKPLPYVIDPRRPGDIAACWADPSKAREELGWEAQYGIEEMCASSWKWQSMNPNGYEG, from the coding sequence ATGTCTATTCTGGTCAGCGGCGGAGCCGGCTACATCGGCAGCCACACCTGCGTGGAACTCATCCAAGCGGGCTACGACATTGTGGTGGCGGATAATCTGGTTAATGCCAGCGAGGAGGCGGTCCGCCGGGTGGAACGGATCGTGGGAAGGGCCGTGCCCTTCGTCAAGGTGGACCTGTGTGACCCGGCGGGGGTGGAGGCCCTGTTCGCAGAGTACCCGGACATCGACGCCGTGATCCACTTCGCCGCCCTTAAGGCGGTGGGAGAGAGCGTGGCCAAGCCCCTGGAGTATTATACCAACAATCTGGTCAATACCCTGACGGTGCTCAACGCCATGCGCAGGCATGGGGTAAAGAATTTTGTCTTTTCCTCCTCCGCCACCGTCTACGGCGATCCCCACACCGTGCCGATCCGGGAGGACTTTCCGCTCTCCACCACCAACCCCTACGGCACCACCAAGCTGTTCATCGAGCGTATCCTTACCGATTGCTGTGCCGCCGATCCCACGCTGAATGTGGCGCTGCTGCGATACTTCAACCCCATCGGAGCGCACGCCTCCGGCCTCATCGGAGAGGACCCAAACGGTATCCCCAACAATCTGGTCCCCTATATCGCCAAGGTGGCGGTTGGGCAGCTCAAGGAGCTCCATGTGTTCGGCAGCGACTGGCCCACCCACGACGGCACCGGCGTGCGGGACTACATCCATGTGGTGGATCTGGCCCGCGGCCATGTGGCTGCTCTCAAAAAGCTGTCTCAGAACTGTGGACTCTTCCTCTGCAACCTGGGCACCGGCAAGGGCTACAGCGTGCTGGACGTGCTCCACGCCTACGAGAAAGCCTGCGGCAAGCCTCTGCCTTACGTCATCGATCCCCGCCGCCCAGGGGATATCGCCGCGTGCTGGGCCGATCCGTCCAAGGCCCGAGAAGAACTGGGCTGGGAGGCGCAGTACGGCATTGAGGAGATGTGCGCGTCCTCCTGGAAGTGGCAGAGCATGAACCCCAACGGATATGAAGGCTGA
- a CDS encoding carbohydrate ABC transporter permease, whose protein sequence is MEKHRGRSRFITLCVAPAAILFFIFMILPTLNVFRMSLFERGAYSPTETFVGLKNFQMLFRDSQFIRSMQNTILLIVVVTVITFALALVFAGILTREKIRGQNFFRVVFYIPNILSVVVISGIFSAIYKPENGMLNSILSMLSGKAVMVLWKDEPLVMVSIIIAMVWQAVGYYMVMYMASMSSVPQSLYESAGLDGAGRVTQFFQITIPLIWTNIRTTLTFFIISTINMAFLFVKAMTSGGPNGASEVALSYMYGQKDAGLYGYSMAIGVVIFLFSFLLSALVNKVTKREPLEF, encoded by the coding sequence ATGGAGAAACACAGGGGACGCAGCCGGTTCATCACGCTGTGTGTCGCCCCCGCGGCGATCCTGTTCTTTATTTTTATGATTCTTCCCACTCTGAACGTATTCCGCATGTCCCTCTTTGAGCGCGGCGCTTACTCGCCCACCGAGACCTTTGTCGGCCTTAAAAATTTTCAGATGCTTTTCCGCGACAGTCAATTCATCCGCTCCATGCAGAACACCATCCTCCTCATCGTGGTCGTCACCGTCATCACCTTTGCTCTCGCGTTGGTGTTTGCCGGCATCCTGACCCGTGAGAAGATCAGAGGGCAAAATTTCTTCCGCGTGGTCTTTTACATCCCCAACATCCTCTCTGTGGTGGTCATCTCCGGTATCTTCTCCGCCATCTACAAGCCGGAAAACGGCATGCTCAACAGCATCCTGTCCATGCTCTCCGGCAAGGCCGTCATGGTCCTCTGGAAGGACGAGCCCCTGGTCATGGTGAGTATTATCATCGCCATGGTGTGGCAGGCCGTCGGCTATTACATGGTCATGTATATGGCCTCTATGTCCAGTGTGCCCCAGAGCCTCTATGAGAGCGCGGGCCTGGACGGGGCCGGGCGGGTGACGCAGTTTTTCCAAATCACCATTCCCCTCATCTGGACCAACATCCGCACCACCCTCACCTTCTTCATCATCTCCACCATTAATATGGCCTTCCTCTTCGTCAAGGCCATGACCAGCGGCGGCCCCAACGGCGCCTCCGAGGTAGCCCTCTCCTATATGTACGGCCAGAAGGATGCCGGACTCTACGGCTACTCCATGGCCATCGGCGTAGTCATCTTCCTCTTCTCCTTCCTGCTCTCCGCCCTGGTGAACAAGGTCACCAAGCGGGAACCTCTGGAATTCTAA